Proteins encoded together in one Rhinopithecus roxellana isolate Shanxi Qingling chromosome 3, ASM756505v1, whole genome shotgun sequence window:
- the SOX30 gene encoding transcription factor SOX-30 isoform X2, with protein MERARQEPPPQQRPLHPAPPPLPVGGTTFWAGAVEPPPSPPTLSVAASATLASSCGESVASGLQPAVRRLLQVKPEQVLLLPQPQAREEEAAASPAQARLLQFRPDLRLLPPPSACEGAPSRPELHPVQPGALHFKAKKQELGPGLDPSLGPRGGVETCPRASRVVKLEGPGPALGYFRGNEKGKLAAEEVMRDSMKGGEGKSPAAIREGVIKTEEPERLLEDCRLGAEPASNGLVHGSAEVILAPTSGAFGPHQQDLRIPFTLDTVPPGARIQFQGAPPSELIRLTKVPLTPVPIKMQSLLEPSVKIETKDVPLTVLPSDAGIPDTPFSKDRNGHVKRPMNAFMVWARIHRPALAKANPAANNAEISVQLGLEWNKLSEEQKKPYYDEAQKIKEKHREEFPGWVYQPRPGKRKRFPLSVSNVFSGTTQNIISTNPTTVYPYRSPTCSVVIPSLQNPITHPVVHALTVGLPLAMEIFRVQCQNALVIMKTGTKNMRIYFQL; from the exons ATGGAGAGAGCCAGACAGGAGCCGCCGCCGCAACAGCGCCCGTTGCATCCCGCTCCGCCCCCGCTGCCGGTCGGGGGCACCACCTTTTGGGCAGGGGCCGTGGAGCCCCCTCCGTCGCCTCCCACACTAAGCGTGGCCGCCAGTGCGACCTTGGCCTCGTCGTGCGGGGAGTCCGTGGCGTCCGGCTTACAGCCCGCGGTGCGGCGGCTGCTGCAGGTGAAGCCAGAGCAAGTGTTGCTGCTACCACAGCCTCAGGCCCGGGAAGAGGAAGCCGCTGCTTCGCCCGCGCAGGCGCGGCTGTTGCAGTTCAGGCCCGACCTTCGGCTCCTGCCGCCGCCGTCAGCGTGCGAGGGCGCCCCCTCCAGGCCGGAGTTGCACCCGGTGCAGCCCGGGGCGCTGCACTTCAAGGCCAAGAAGCAGGAGCTGGGGCCCGGCCTGGACCCGTCATTGGGTCCTCGTGGGGGCGTCGAGACCTGTCCTAGAGCCTCCAGGGTGGTAAAGTTGGAAGGTCCCGGACCGGCCCTCGGCTACTTCCGAGGGAACGAGAAGGGCAAGCTGGCGGCCGAGGAGGTCATGAGAGACTCGATGAAAGGCGGGGAAGGCAAAAGCCCGGCGGCCATCCGAGAAGGTGTGATCAAAACGGAGGAACCTGAGAGACTCCTCGAGGACTGCAGGCTCGGCGCAGAGCCCGCGTCCAATGGCCTAGTTCATGGCAGCGCAGAGGTCATCTTGGCCCCAACGTCCGGTGCCTTTGGGCCGCACCAGCAAGACCTCAGGATCCCTTTTACTCTCGACACGGTCCCCCCTGGGGCCCGCATCCAGTTTCAGGGAGCTCCGCCTTCAGAGCTGATAAGATTGACCAAAGTCCCCCTTACACCAGTGCCTATTAAAATGCAGTCCCTACTGGAGCCTTCTGTAAAAATCGAAACCAAAGATGTCCCGCTCACCGTGTTGCCCTCAGATGCAG GCATACCAGACACTCCCTTCAGTAAGGACAGAAATGGTCATGTGAAGCGACCCATGAACGCATTTATGGTTTGGGCAAGGATCCACCGACCAGCACTAGCCAAAGCTAACCCAGCAGCCAACAATGCAGAAATCAGTGTCCAGCTTGGGTTAGAGTGGAACAAACTTAGTGAAGAACAAAAGAAACCCTATTACGATGAAGCacaaaagattaaagaaaagcaCAGAGAGGAATTTCCTG GTTGGGTTTATCAGCCTCGTCCAGGGAAGCGAAAACGATTCCCTCTAAGTGTTTCCAATGTATTTTCTGGTACCACACAGAATATCATCTCTACAAATCCTACAACAGTTTATCCTTATCGCTCACCTACATGCTCTGTGGTAATTCCCAGCCTACAGAATCCCATCACTCATCCAGTTG